AGGCGGCGATCGCCGCCCTGCACGACGACGCCGTCGATGCCGCGGAGACCGACTGGCCGCAGATCCTTGCCTGGTACGACGATCTGGTCGCCCTCACCGACGATCCACGGCGTCAGGATCCGGCCGCCGTGCTGGGGCGGGCGGTTGCCGTCGGCCACGTGCTGGGCGCGTCCGCCGGGCTGCGCGAGACCGAACGGCTGCGCGAGGTCATCGGCGAGCGGCATCGCTGGCACGCGGTCCGCGGCTATCTCTACGAACTCGGTGGGCAGGGTCCGGCCGCTGCCGCGGCGTACGCCGAGGCGGCCCGGCGAGCCGGCACCGTCGCCGAACGCGACCACCTGATCCGGCAGGCGGCTCGCATCCGGGCCGCCGGCTAGCGGATCTCACGTGGGTGGGCCCGGCCGGGCCTCGAGCGCGTCGAGATCGCGGACGGCATACCGGTGGTGCTCCCACTCCTCGCCGAGGATCACGTGCAGGCACGAGCGGACGGTTTCGGGATACTCAGGCGCCCAGGGGTTTCGCCGTTCGGCGTCCAGTTCGGATGGGCCGATCGTGGCCAGGAAGTCCCGCACCATGGTCAGCCGGTCGGCCCGCACGGCCAGCACCTGCGCATACGACGGTGGGGTCGTGGCAAAGACCGTCATGTCGTACCCGTCGGACTCGTACTCGGCGTTCGGCTGACCGATGGGGTGATAGGGCTGCTCGATCCCGAGAATGGCCCGACCCAACCAGGTGTCGGTGGCCATGATCAGGTGCCGCAGGGTCTGGGCGAAGGACCATTCGCCGTCCACGGACTTCTCCACCGTCCCCCGCGGCATCCCTGCGACCCGACCCAGGGTGCCCGCCCAGGTCCGCTCCACCGCGGTCCAGGCCGCGCGTAGCCCGTCCGGATCGGTGGCCCGCCGCTGGCCGCGCCCGGGAAAGCGGCGGTCGAGTTCGGCCTCGACCAGCGCGGCTACCTCGACACCGTTGACGCGCAGGGAACTGTCGGCCTCGGACAACCAGGGCGCATCGATGTCCGCGCCGTCCAGCTGGACGCCCCGCATCACCACACCCGACAGATCCGAGCGGGCGAACCGCGCACCCCGCAGGTCGGCGTCGACGAACTGCGCCCCGGACAGGTCACCGGACCGGCGCTCAACACCCATGGCGGCCTTTCTCCCGTCGTCCCCGCCACCCACGATGCCAGCGGGCGGCGGTGAGCACCACCGGTGGCGAAACCCGACCGGAGCCGGGACAGTGGGCCCGGTGACCAACCCCCTCGACCGCACCGACAGCACCGCGTCCGCCCCTTCCAGTGGGTATGCCGGCGATCCCGCGGTCCAGGCCGAGTGGGACCGCCGGTACACCGAACGGGACAAGCTGTGGAGCGGCCAACCCAACGGCGCCCTGGTCGCCGAGGTCGCCGACCTGGCTCCCGGCCGGGCGCTGGACGTCGGGTGCGGTGAGGGCGCCGACACCATCTGGTTGGCCGGCCGCGGGTGGGACGTCACCGCACTGGACGTCTCCGGGGTGGCCCTGGAGCGGGCGGCCGAGCATGCCCGGGACGCCGGGGTGGCCGTCACCTGGGTGCATGCCGATCTGGTGGCCGCCGCGCTCCCGCCGGCCGGTTTCGACCTGGTGGCCGCGCTCTACCCGGCCCTGCCCCGCACTCCCGACGCCGCGGCCGAGCGGGCCCTGCTGGACGCCGTCGCGCCGGGTGGGGTGCTGCTGTTCGTGCACCACGCCGGGATGGATAGCCGCCCGGCCGACGAGGGCGGGTTCGACCCGGCCGACTACGTGTGGCCGGCCATGGTGTCCGCTCGGCTGGACGGCCAGTGGGACGTGCAGGTCGACGAGCAGCGGTCGCGGGTGGCGCCCGACGGCGGCGCCGGCGCCCACCACACCGACGACGTGGTGCTGCGAGCACGCCGGCGCGGGTAGGGCCCCGCCCGGTCGGGCATCGAGATGCAACGCGGGGCAGGCATCGGACCGAGTAGGGGTATGACGAGACGGGGGACCCCGGCGAGCGGGGCGGCGGTCGGGGTGCTGTTCGAGCGACACCGAGATCGCCTGCGCCGGTACCTGACCGGCCGGGTCGGGCCCACCCATGCGGACGACCTGCTGTCCGAGGTGTTCCTGGCCGCGTGTCGCCGGTGGTCGTCGTTCGACCCGGATCGGGGCTCCGAGCTCGCCTGGTTGTTCGGCATCGCCACCACTGCGATCCGCAGCCACGCTCGGGACGAGGCCCGCCACCTGCGCCGAATCCTGGCGCTGAGCGCCGATCGACCTCAGGCAGGCGGGGCCGACGAGAGCGGTGACCGCGTGGACGCCCAGCGCCGGATCCGCCGACTCCTGCCCGATCTGAAGCTGCTCGACCCGATCGACCGCGACATCCTGCTGCTTATTGCCTGGGCCGGCCTCAGTCCAGCAGAAGTCGCCCTCTCCCTTGACCTTCCAGCGGCGACTATCCGGTCGCGGCTGCACCGGGCCCGGCGACGACTTCGCCGCGTCGATGCCACCCATGACCTCGAGCCCGAACCTTCGGAAGGCGGCACCCGATGACTCGCGACGGCGATCTGCAGACCTGGACCGAGGACGAACTGGATCGCGCCCTGGACGACCTGTTGGCGCTCAGTTCGGCCGAACCACCGGCCAGCCGAGCAACTCCCGCCCGAGCCGGCCAGTGGCGGTGGGCCGCGCCGATATTGGCCGCGGCGGCGGTGATCGCGGTGGTGGCCGTCTCGGTCCTCCCCCAGGGCAGGTCGGATGCGGCGGCGGCGCGTGCGCTGTCCGTTCGGGCCGGCTTCGCCGACGTCGGTGGAGTGCGCTTCCCGGTCCCGGCCGGCTGGACGGTCGCCGTGACCAGCGCCGACGACGACGCCGTGACCGCCTGCGTTGCGGCCGCCCCGGCGCCGGCCTGCGACGGGGTTCTGATCGTCATGGCCGTCCCCGGAGCACCGGCCCTGTCGTCCGCCACCACGGGCGGGGTGCTCGATCCGCGCTGTCCAGGTGGCGGCGGGATCGTGATGGTCGAGCCGACCATCACGCTGGGCGACCGGACCGGCGCACACTACTTCGGCGGCTCCTGTTCGATCGAAGGCCCGCAGGCGCACGCTTGGGTCACCAACGATCTGTCGCTGGCCATCACCACTCCCAACGGCCGCTGGGCCGACCAAGGCGCCGCCGTGGCCGCCGGGCTCGATCTGTCGCACTGGCCCCGGGATCCCGGACCCGTGCTGGTGTACCCGACCGTCGCGAGCGGCCTGCTGCAGCCCACCGGTTGAGCACACCCACGGCGTGTATACACGCGGCGTATACGCCGTGTGTATATTGCTCCCATGTCAGTCTCCCGATCCCTGTTGGGCCTGCTGGACCTGGCCCCCCGCCACGGCTACGACCTCAAACGCAGCTACGACGAGCTGTTCGGCAGCGGCCGGCAGCTCGCGTACGGGCAGGTCTATTCCACGCTGTCCCGCTTGTTGAAGAACGGTTTGGTGAGTGTCGATGGGGTGCAGGCAGGCGAAGGACCGGACCGCAAGCGGTATGCGATCACCGATGCCGGCGTCACGGACCTGGAGTCGTGGCTGCGCACCCCGGAAAAGCCGGC
This genomic window from Nakamurella multipartita DSM 44233 contains:
- a CDS encoding RNA polymerase sigma factor, yielding MTRRGTPASGAAVGVLFERHRDRLRRYLTGRVGPTHADDLLSEVFLAACRRWSSFDPDRGSELAWLFGIATTAIRSHARDEARHLRRILALSADRPQAGGADESGDRVDAQRRIRRLLPDLKLLDPIDRDILLLIAWAGLSPAEVALSLDLPAATIRSRLHRARRRLRRVDATHDLEPEPSEGGTR
- a CDS encoding class I SAM-dependent methyltransferase; its protein translation is MGPVTNPLDRTDSTASAPSSGYAGDPAVQAEWDRRYTERDKLWSGQPNGALVAEVADLAPGRALDVGCGEGADTIWLAGRGWDVTALDVSGVALERAAEHARDAGVAVTWVHADLVAAALPPAGFDLVAALYPALPRTPDAAAERALLDAVAPGGVLLFVHHAGMDSRPADEGGFDPADYVWPAMVSARLDGQWDVQVDEQRSRVAPDGGAGAHHTDDVVLRARRRG
- a CDS encoding PadR family transcriptional regulator; translation: MSVSRSLLGLLDLAPRHGYDLKRSYDELFGSGRQLAYGQVYSTLSRLLKNGLVSVDGVQAGEGPDRKRYAITDAGVTDLESWLRTPEKPADYLQNTLYTKVVLALMSHRSADQILDAQRREHLVSMRELTRRKESGDLADQIICDHALLHLEADLRWLELTASRLTALADRLPTQGADK
- a CDS encoding DinB family protein; amino-acid sequence: MGVERRSGDLSGAQFVDADLRGARFARSDLSGVVMRGVQLDGADIDAPWLSEADSSLRVNGVEVAALVEAELDRRFPGRGQRRATDPDGLRAAWTAVERTWAGTLGRVAGMPRGTVEKSVDGEWSFAQTLRHLIMATDTWLGRAILGIEQPYHPIGQPNAEYESDGYDMTVFATTPPSYAQVLAVRADRLTMVRDFLATIGPSELDAERRNPWAPEYPETVRSCLHVILGEEWEHHRYAVRDLDALEARPGPPT